TGGAGTACGAAAAAGAATGGCGGTCGCCCGGCTCCAGGATCACCAGGTCCGTGCCGGTGTTGAAGGCATCCGGCGGGCAGGTCATGGGTTCCACCGCCATGCCGCGCCGGCCGAGTTCCTCCCCGGAATAAACCTGCAGCCAGCCGGACCCGCCCGTCCCGCCCGCCGAAGTCAGGACGCTCGCGGCACCGGTAGCGGGGTTCCGCAGGGTGACGTGCCAGAGGGCGGGCAGGCCGGTGAAGGCGTGGTCCAGGCTCATGGTGCCCAGGGTCCGGGGATGCGCAAAGTCGAACTCGGTGCCTGCCGTTTCCTTCAGTTCCAGGGGCAGCAGCCGGTCATCGGTCATCAGCACGTGCGAAGCCGTGAAGGCCACCTCGCAGTCGTCCACCGGAGCGCCGTCCACTGTGAGGTAGGGATGCGAGGACACTCCGTACGGCGCCGCGGTGCGGCCGGCATTTCTCGCCTCCACCACCAGGGTCAGTCCGGTCTCGGCATTCAGTGTGAACTCCGCGCGCAGCAGCAGCTGGTGCGGGTAGCCCGGCTGGCCGTGCAGCGTGTGTTCAAGCACGACGGCGTTGGCTGAGCGGGCGGCCACCGTCCAGTCCGCCCACACGACCAGCCCGTGCAGGGCGGTTGCGGTGGACGCCTCGTTCACGGGAACCGAGTACTCCACGCCGCGGAAGCTGTACGTTCCGGAATCAATCCGGTTGGGCCAGGGAGCCAGCGTCTTGCCTGCGTAGGCATGCGGCACCAGATCCGGATCGAACGGCAGGACGAGGTCCCGCTCCCCAAAGCGCAGGCTCTGGATTCCGGCCCCCACCGTCGCGATGCCCGCCGAGTACTGCCCCGCTTCGAGCACAATGATCTGCCCGTTGGGGGTGGTTAGTGGATTGTTCATGTCCGGCTCCTGTCGGCGGCGGGGTTATCCCCGGTGTCCTGGGAACTGCCCGGAATGCGTCCTGCGTGCACTGCGATTCACGAGTTTACCTGTGAGCGCTAACAGGGCCCGATTCCGGGCTGCCCAGCCACCCAAATGGAAGGGAATTCTTGCGGAGATGAAGACGTTTATCGAACTGGGGCGTCATGATTCTGACCATTGCCGGCGGCAACGCCCGCCGCCCCGGCCAGGGAGCCGCCGACCCGTCGCCCCTATTTGCTGGAAGGAAGGAGCCTTGGAAATAACGACCACTCTCCGCCGGATCGAGCCTCGCGCGGCTGCCGACGGATCCCAGATCTTCGCGCTGGCCACTGACGCCGGGCTGCTGCTGACGGAGCCTCATAACCTCGCCCCGCGCAGGCTCGCCGAAGTGATGCCGCTGAACCGGCGCATCCGCGCCCACGTTGCACTGACCGTCGATGACCATGACCTTGCTGTCCGAGACTGGCGGATCGCCCGCTCCGCCGAGCTGCTGCCGGAAGTGGCGCTGGCGGACGTGGAATGGGATGGCCGGTTCGGGATGCCCGTCGACTACTACGACCACGACGCCGCTGCTGCCGCAGCGCCGGACACCCGCTGGTCCGTCGTTCGGCATGGCCCTGATCGCCGCTTTGTGATCGACCCGACCGCCGACTACCGCCGCGCTTTCACTGTGGCCCGGGAGCATAATCTGGGCGACGACTACCGCGCGGACTCATTCGATGATCGGTTCGTCGTGGTCGCCGCGTCACTCGCCGAATGGAACTGTTACGCCGCCAACGGACCCCACGCCGACTGAAAGGCCGCCAGCCGCGGCGCAGCGTGGTGCGTCCGGCGTCGTCCAGCGCGGCGGTGTCGGTGCCGGCAGAGCCGTGCTGATCCTGACCACATATGACAGCGACGCCGACATCCTGGCAGCGATCGATGCCGGAGCTGCCGGCTACATGCTCAAGGACGCGGCACCGGAGGAGATGCGCAGCGCCGTGGCGGCAGCCGCCGAAGGACGCACGGCTCTGGCCCCGCAGGTGGCCGGGCGCCTGCTCGGACAGCTGCGGAGCCCGGAAACCACCCTCAGCCCGCGTGAGCTGGAGCTGCTGGAACTGCTCGCGGACGGCATGTCCAACCGCGCCATGGCCCGGCAGCTCTTCATCTCCGAAGCCACCGTTAAAACGCACCTGCACATTTACGAGAAGCTGGGCGTGGACAACCGCACTGCCGCCGTCAACGAGGCCCGCAAGTGCCGCATCATCCGGCGCTAGCGCCGATTAGGGACGGCTAACTGCCATCAGGCGGAGGACAGGCTGTGGACCCGCGTTTCCCAGGGCCGCAGCACGTCCGGATCACCCGGCTCCGAGTAGTTGCCGAGCACCAGCTGATGCCGGTTCAGGTAGGTCGGCACCGTCAAGAGTCCACCGGAGACATTGCACATCACTGCCAATTCCTCATTTCCCAGCCGGCGCCGAAAGGCAAAGAGCACCGGATCGCTGGGATCCATCAGCTCGAAGTCGCCCAGCGAGACCACTTGAGAAGCGTGGCGCAGGGCAATGAGCCGCTGGTAATAGCGGAACACCGAGTTTTCCGCTGCCCGGTCCGCCGCGGCGTTGACGGTCCGGTAGTTGGCATTGACATCGATCCAGGGCGTGCCGGTGGTGAAGCCGGCGTTCGGCCCGTCATCCCACTGCATGGGTGTGCGGGCATTGTCCCGGCTGACCCGGTTCAGGGTGGCCAGGATGTGGTCACGGCTCACGCCGCGGGTGAGCGCGAAATCGTAGTAGGCCAGTGTCTCCAGGTCGCGGTACTGCTCCAGGGAAGTGAACCCGGCGTTGGTCATCCCGATCTCCTCGCCCTGGTAGATATAGGGCGTGCCGCGCTGCAGATGCTGCAGTGTTGCCCACAGGGTGGCTGATTCGTAGCGGTACTCGGTGTCATCGCCGAAACGGGAGACCGCCCGGGGTTGGTCATGGTTGCCCAGGTACAGGCTGTTCCATCCCCGGTCCGACAGCGAGCGCTGCCACCGGTTCCAGATGGTTTTCAGGTCCTGCAGCCGCATGGGCAGCGGATCCCACTTGCCGCCGGGTCCGCGGTCCAGGCGCATGTGCTCGAATTGGAAGACCATGTCCAGTTCGCCGCGCAGCGCATCGGTGAAGAGCACAGCCTCATCCACGGTGACACCGTCGGTTTCCCCGACCACCAGGTAATCCGTGTCCCGGTAATTGAAGACCGCCCGCATCATTTCCTGCAGAAACTCATGCACCCGGGGGCCGGAAACATAGGAGGGGGCGCCGTTGGCGTACATCCCTCCGGCACCCACCGGACTGTCAGGCAGGGAGGGCCGCTTGGAGATGAAGTTGATCGCGTCCATGCGGAACCCGTCAATGCCGCGGTCCAGCCACCAGTTCATCATGTCGTAGACCCGCCGGCGCACGCGTGTGCTTTCCCAGTTCAGGTCCGGCTGGTGGGGGCTGAACAGGTGCAGATAGTACTGTTCGGTTCCCGGATGGTAGGTCCACGCGCTCCCGCCGAAAATCGAGCCCCAGTTGTTGGGCTCGGCACCTGGTTCATCGGGTGAGAACCCGCGCCGGGGATCACGCCAAAAATAGGAGTCCCGCGACTCGTTGCTGCGCGAGGACGAAGAGACCTTGAAGGCCGAGTGCTGATCGGAGGTGTGGTTCACCACAAGGTCCATGATCAGCTTCATGCCGCGCCGGTGCACTTCGGCCAGCATCCTGTCGAACTCCTCCTCGGTACCGTACAACTCGTCGATCCGCCGGTAGTTGCTGATGTCGTAGCCGTTGTCGTACTGGGGGGACTCATGGATGGGCGAGAGCCAAAGGACGTCCACCCCCAGCTCCCTGAGATAGTCCAAGCGGTTTATGATGCCGGTGAGATCACCCACACCGTCGCCTGAGCTGTCGGCGAAGCTCCGGGTGTAGATCTGATACACCACGGCGTTGGTCCACCACGCCGGCTGATAGGGATTCCTCATCGAACTTCCGGTCCTTTCGCAGGCCCACACAACGGGCGGCGCGCACGGCCCCCGGGACAGCGCACCGGCTGAACCCAGCTTAGGTTCCGGCGCTGCCCGCTTACAGGGTCAGGCAATCCTGCGCAGGCTCAGGACAGGGAATGCACCGGCGCCGGTGTCTCCGGCGACCGGCCCGGTTTTTGTTCAACAAGTGGACAGGCGTAACGTAGTTGCGCCGGTCCGGCAATCGAACGGAACCGGAAAATTTCCACATTCAGAGGAGTACCTGGTGACGCGCGGCGGTCAGAAACTATGGACCACGGGGTTTATCCTCGCAATTATCACCAATTTCTTCGTGTTCCTGGTGTTCTATCTGCTGATGACCACCATGGCGCTGTACGCCGTGGAACAGTTCTCCGTCTCGGACAGCTCCGCGGGTTTCGCCTCCGGATCCTTCGTCGTCGGCGCGTTGGTGGCCCGGATTTTCAGCGGCAAATTCCTGGACTTCATCGGGCGGCGGAAGCTGCTGCTCGGCGGCCTTGCTCTCTTCACCGCCGCGGCGCTGCTGTACCCCCTGGCCGACAGTTTTGCCGGACTGCTGGCCATCCGTCTGGTGCACGGCGCGGCGTTTGGTGCGGCCAGCACCTCGATTTCCGCGTCCGTCATGGGGCTCATTCCGGTTCACCGCCGCGGCGAGGGCACCGGCTACTTCGGCATCTCCACCACGCTGGCCACCGCCGTCGGGCCCTTCCTCGCCGTGCTGATCGTGGACAGCATGACGTATGACTTCCTCTTCCTGGCCAGCGCTGCGTGCGCCGCCCTGGCGCTGATCGTCGCCCTGATGCTGAAGCTCCCCGAGCGCACGCCGACCCCGGCGGAACGGGCCCGCAAATGGCGGCTGCGGTTTACCGACATCCTGGATCCGGCGGCTCTGCCCATTGCCTCCATCATGTTTGTCGCCGGTGCGTCCTACGCCGGCATCCTGACCTTCATCAACTCCTACGCGAAGTCGGAGAACCTGGTGGCGGCCGCCAGCGCGTTTTTCCTGGTGTATGCCGCCGTCGTGCTGGTATCGCGCCTCTTCATGGGCCGGCTGCAGGACACCTATGGTGACAACGCAGTCATCTATCCCACATTGGTGTCCTTCGCCGTCGGACTGGCCCTGGTGGCCTGGGCGCCCAACGCCTTTGTGCTCGCCGCCGCCGGTGTGTTTGTCGGCATCGGCTTCGGTGCCCTGGTCCCCACCGGCCAGGCCATCGCCGTGACCATGGCGCCGCCGCACCGCATTGGCCTGGCCACCTCCACGTACTTCATCATGATGGACGCGGGGGTGGGCCTGGGTCCGCTGGTCCTGGGCGCGCTGATCCCCGTAACCGGCTTCCACGGCATGTACTGGCTGCTGGCCGGCTGCATCGTGGCCACCACGGTGCTCTACCACTTTGTCCACGGGCACAAGCGCTACCGCCGCGGCGCCGAGCCTGCAACGGGCACTCCCGCCTGACGCCGGCCGCAGGCGTGACGCTCCGGAAAATCCGGAGTAGGTTATCGCCATGGCCGGCAAAGCAACCACCCTCACTGTCCCTGGTCCGCACGGCGAGCGGGAAATGCGCATTTCCAGTCCGGACCGCATCCTCTGGCCCGAAATGGGGCTGACCAAGCTCGATCTGGCCCGCTATGTGGCCGAGGTGGGCAATGCGTTCATCGCAGCAAACGGCGACCGCCCGGTCTCGCTGCAACGGTTTCCGGACGGCGTCGACGGCGAACAGTTCTTCTCGAAGAACCCGCCCAAGGGCGCCCCGGACTTCATCCGGGCCGTTACCGTCACCTATCCCAGCGCCCGCGCCCATCCGCAGCTCGTCCTCGACGAGCCCGCCGCCGTGGTCTGGGCGGTGCAGATGAACACCGTGGTCTTCCACCCCTGGCCGTCCCGGGCGGAGGACACCGACAACCCGGACCAGCTGCGCATAGACCTGGATCCGCAGCCCGGCACCGGGTTCGACGACGCCGTCCCCGCCGCCGTCGAACTGCGCAAGGTCCTGGCGGAGGCCGGTTTGGAGGCGTTCATCAAGACCTCGGGCAACCGCGGCCTGCACGTCTACGCACCGATCAGCCCGGCCCACGAGTTCCTCGACGTCCGGCACGCGGTGATCGCCGCCGCCCGGGAACTGGAGCGCCGAATGCCGGACCAGGTGACCACCGCCTGGTGGAAGGAGGAGCGCGGGGAAAAGGTCTTCGTGGACTTCAACCAGGCCAACCGGGACCGCACCATCGCCGGCGCCTACAGCCCGCGGGCGCTGCCGCACGCACCGGTGTCCACCCCGCTGGGCTGGGACGAACTGGAAGCTGCCGATCCGCGGGACTTCACCATCCGCACCGTTCCGGAGCGGCTGCGCACGGTGGGGGACCCGTGGGCGGACATGGGTGCCAGCCCGGGCAGCATCGAGGTGCTGCTGGAATGGTGGCAGCGGGACCTGGACAACGGGCTGGGCGAGATGCCGTTTCCGCCGGATTATCCCAAGATGCCCGGCGAACCGATGCGGGTCCAGCCCAGCAGGGCCCGGAAAACGGAGTAGCCGGGACAGGAATGGTTCCGGAACACGGACCGGCCCCGTCCACAGCGTTTTTCCGGGTTCGGGGGCATGTCCCGTAAGGTGGAGCGAAGGTGCGCCGGGAAGTCTGGTCGGCAATAACATTGTCGACCGCTTTTTCAGGAGCACCCATGCAGTCCAACACCTCCCCGGAAGCAGCTTCGGGCCCGGGCGACGCCCCGAACACTTCCGGCGGCCCCAGCATCTTCAGCCGCGGCAGCTACACCGAAAAACTCCGCATCGGCGAGATCCTGCGCAAGGAAACCGTTGGCGGCCTGCTGCTGGTGGCAGCCGCCGTCATCGCCATCATTTGGGCCAATTCACCGATTTCCGGCAGCTACTTCGCCCTGCGCGACTTTGAGATCGGCTACGAACCGTGG
This genomic interval from Arthrobacter sp. zg-Y820 contains the following:
- a CDS encoding aldose-1-epimerase: MNNPLTTPNGQIIVLEAGQYSAGIATVGAGIQSLRFGERDLVLPFDPDLVPHAYAGKTLAPWPNRIDSGTYSFRGVEYSVPVNEASTATALHGLVVWADWTVAARSANAVVLEHTLHGQPGYPHQLLLRAEFTLNAETGLTLVVEARNAGRTAAPYGVSSHPYLTVDGAPVDDCEVAFTASHVLMTDDRLLPLELKETAGTEFDFAHPRTLGTMSLDHAFTGLPALWHVTLRNPATGAASVLTSAGGTGGSGWLQVYSGEELGRRGMAVEPMTCPPDAFNTGTDLVILEPGDRHSFSYSISAG
- a CDS encoding MFS transporter, which produces MTRGGQKLWTTGFILAIITNFFVFLVFYLLMTTMALYAVEQFSVSDSSAGFASGSFVVGALVARIFSGKFLDFIGRRKLLLGGLALFTAAALLYPLADSFAGLLAIRLVHGAAFGAASTSISASVMGLIPVHRRGEGTGYFGISTTLATAVGPFLAVLIVDSMTYDFLFLASAACAALALIVALMLKLPERTPTPAERARKWRLRFTDILDPAALPIASIMFVAGASYAGILTFINSYAKSENLVAAASAFFLVYAAVVLVSRLFMGRLQDTYGDNAVIYPTLVSFAVGLALVAWAPNAFVLAAAGVFVGIGFGALVPTGQAIAVTMAPPHRIGLATSTYFIMMDAGVGLGPLVLGALIPVTGFHGMYWLLAGCIVATTVLYHFVHGHKRYRRGAEPATGTPA
- the ligD gene encoding non-homologous end-joining DNA ligase, giving the protein MAGKATTLTVPGPHGEREMRISSPDRILWPEMGLTKLDLARYVAEVGNAFIAANGDRPVSLQRFPDGVDGEQFFSKNPPKGAPDFIRAVTVTYPSARAHPQLVLDEPAAVVWAVQMNTVVFHPWPSRAEDTDNPDQLRIDLDPQPGTGFDDAVPAAVELRKVLAEAGLEAFIKTSGNRGLHVYAPISPAHEFLDVRHAVIAAARELERRMPDQVTTAWWKEERGEKVFVDFNQANRDRTIAGAYSPRALPHAPVSTPLGWDELEAADPRDFTIRTVPERLRTVGDPWADMGASPGSIEVLLEWWQRDLDNGLGEMPFPPDYPKMPGEPMRVQPSRARKTE
- a CDS encoding alpha-glucosidase, which produces MRNPYQPAWWTNAVVYQIYTRSFADSSGDGVGDLTGIINRLDYLRELGVDVLWLSPIHESPQYDNGYDISNYRRIDELYGTEEEFDRMLAEVHRRGMKLIMDLVVNHTSDQHSAFKVSSSSRSNESRDSYFWRDPRRGFSPDEPGAEPNNWGSIFGGSAWTYHPGTEQYYLHLFSPHQPDLNWESTRVRRRVYDMMNWWLDRGIDGFRMDAINFISKRPSLPDSPVGAGGMYANGAPSYVSGPRVHEFLQEMMRAVFNYRDTDYLVVGETDGVTVDEAVLFTDALRGELDMVFQFEHMRLDRGPGGKWDPLPMRLQDLKTIWNRWQRSLSDRGWNSLYLGNHDQPRAVSRFGDDTEYRYESATLWATLQHLQRGTPYIYQGEEIGMTNAGFTSLEQYRDLETLAYYDFALTRGVSRDHILATLNRVSRDNARTPMQWDDGPNAGFTTGTPWIDVNANYRTVNAAADRAAENSVFRYYQRLIALRHASQVVSLGDFELMDPSDPVLFAFRRRLGNEELAVMCNVSGGLLTVPTYLNRHQLVLGNYSEPGDPDVLRPWETRVHSLSSA